The DNA segment acatatagaCAAGAATTACACTTCTGACGTTTTTTTAAGCCTTACTCACCTTCTTGGAAGCACAATTTATGATTTCCGACttgctttcttcttctttccGAGGAAATTCCTCACTTTCGTTTGCGTTTGTTTATATAGAGGTAAAGGCTGTTTTAACTGTGACCAACAGACGTAAAACGTATATAAACTATCGGTAAGCAGACTTTTGATTTCATGGTAGTCCAAAAAAAGTTCTGGAGCTCGAAGAAATCGGAATGACGGTAAGTTTTCCCACGAGCGGAAACAGTGTAGCAGGAAAGATGGAGAGGCGTGACTTCACTCCCGTTTACGGTCAGAGCGAGAACTGCTGTAAATCCACAGGGAAACACTGCTGGCATTATCCAGCAGGGGGCGCCAGTCCACACGCAATCCTACACGAGCGTGATTAATTaacaacattcaaaaataacTAGACTTGTAATTCCTAAAAATACAGTGTACGATGGTAATAAAGTAAGTGTGCAAAAGGACCTTTTAGTCCCTGAAAACTTTATTTCAACAAAGCCTGTGAAAAAAAGATGCGTAGCCTTTGGAAAATGTTGACTGACAGACAATTTTTATACTaggtgtttatttatatatatttgaagagttcatttgcaaaaaacagATGACACGTTATAACGTATAAAAAATCAcgttttttcattattcattccaattatcaaaccaaacaaactaaaaaacaaaaaacaaaaaaaaaaaaaaataaaaaaaaaatctaagaaaagcATTAAAGAATGAAGTTATCcgttttttcaaaataaactctTCATGTATTGCGTAGTGACATTTTTACACCCCTGTTACTAAGACACGTGGGTCCAAATACAGTTATTTTGTGCAATTCTGGCATTTTCTGCAAATAAGCATTTAATAAACATCACAAAAGTGTATAAAACCAGgcatattaacaatatttatttttataataataattgattactaatgcattaaaaaagttaCAGGACACCAGAGTGTCCCATattcatgccaaaaaaaaaacaaaaaaaaaaatttgtagtcAAAAATAGTCCTCacatttttctcaaaagaaagGTTGTTTAATGCAAGTAAGTTTTACAGaataaatataacaacaacaaaatgtgaaacaaattCTGTgcaagataattaaaaaaaaagaaatttcatccaataaatgaatgtgaatatattgACAATGGACAACTGTATGTGAGGTTAGCTTATAGAGGTTAAACAACAGAAATTGTTGCCCTAAATCAGGTCCAAAAAACCCCAAAATCATTCCAATAAAACATTAAGAAGCCTTATTTTGTATATCTAAGTTAACATGCTCCAATCTCTACTGTAAATTGACAATGTGGTTATATATGCCATTCTATATTCATTTCTGTTAAGCCTAAACGCGGTGGATCTGGATAACACTACAGATGTAccttaactttattaacaaatagaGCAAACAAAAAGATATTCCTTTGCATAGTAGCGTAGCAGTCTTAGAGTAGCATTATTTGGCAGCAAGACATTGCCATTCATCTTAATCAGGGCCTGTATTTTGCAATCTCTTGCCGAATCCGGGGATTCATTATTTATACAGCCATATAGTTGCACAAACAGCCCAGAGTGCAGGTGGATGGGCCGGTTCGGACTGATGAAAACAGCAGCTGTGTATTTTGGTTGCGCAAACAGACACAGAGGAGCCCTTCAAGCGGTATGATGAGATTCGTGCATGTCCGAGTCAGTCCCAGTGCAGGCTGAAGCCCTTAGAAAGCATGACGGCCTCCAGGTCACCATcctcctctttttctctcactcGCTGCTCCTCCAGCAAGGCCACCAGCGCATCTCTCTGCTCCACCACATCCAGCATCTCGCTCAATATACGCCTCTCCTCCGCCAGCTCATCCTCCCCCTTCAGAtcgtctgagagagagaaagaggtgctGTGAAGCTGTTATTAATTGATGAACCATTACAAGAGAAAACCACAAAGCATTAAGGGGAAGTTGAACTATTAATATCCTCTGCATGTACTAACCATCCACCGCCATGCGCTCTCTCAACTCTTGCTGTAGTCGACTCTGCCTGTCCTCCAGCTCCAGTTCACGTGCACTGAAGACAAACCACACAGATGAGCACATAGCAAACAATACTAGACCAAACCGAGAAGCAGAACACTTATGTAATACCTGATGCAATCACACAATACCAGATCAGTCCACACAGTTCAGACTATTATTAAACATTCAAACCGTTGATACTCACAATATCATGAGCTCAGATTCATAGCGCACGAGAGCATTCTTCTCCTGCACCAGCTTAAACCACTGGTGCATTAAACTAGGGTCATCTTTCTTTCCCATTCctgtgagagagaaaagaggtgGATGGGACACTGTATGGACATGCTATCATGTGCATGAATATGCTTATATGCAGTGTCCAAATAAACACTTTATGCgctaaaatgcaattaaaattggCTTTGGCTTTTGTCCCTCAATATAACATGGTAACTATAAGAATGATAGCTTGAAATGAGAAGCATGTGAAATtaaaggtgtatatatatatatatatatataaattaaataaagaataagtagaatctttaaattaaaaaaatcgattttttgcatttatatattgaatatttgtattttatttatttataataatattaatttttaaaacactttaaaaatataattttggacTCTGCTTATAAACTAcactcctgttcaaaagtttgggctcagtaagacctttttaatgtttttgaacctCTTGAGTCTCctgtgctcaccaagactgcatttatttgataaataaatacattaaaagtgtgaaatattattaaagttaaaaaaatgttttctatttgaatatattttaaaatgtaatttattcctgtgatacaaagctgaattttcagcagccatgactCCGATTTTCAatgtcttctgaaatcattctaatacgctgatttggtgcttaagaaacatttcttattattatcaatgttgaaaacagttgtgctgcttcatatttttatggaaactgtgatacatttttttgatgaatagaaggttaaaaagaacaacatttattgttttaattttgtaacattacaaatgtctgtactgtctcttttgatcaattcaataaatcctttcctgaataaaagttaatttctttcccaaactgaccccaaacttttgaaaagtattgtatataaatttatcaaaacatgCAAGCAgtcaaaaacaaacagcacacaTACACAGTGTCAATTCCCAAATAAGACAGGATGCGACTTTTTAGATGTACTGACAGCAATGCAGATTAATAACGTGCCATGCCCATGCAACTCCATTGCGAAAGGTTACAGAACTAAATTTGAGATTACAGGAGAGAATATCGTACTTAGCTGGTGAAGGGGAGGTTCTTGCACTACATAAAGAAAAAAGACTGTACAGACATAAACTGAATGATCGTGTTCTGTCCCTTTAGCTTTGGCTGCGTACAGCAGGGCAGAGGAAGGAAGAGAAGACAGGAGAGAACAGTAAATGGTTTTAGAATTAAGTGCTATTACACAACCTGCACTAGAGGTGTGAGACTGGGGAGGTGTTACCTTCTGAGGAACAGCAAGGACAGAGATAGACAGGCCTTCTACGAGGGGAACCTAGAAAGGGCTCGACTAAGACCACAGAGATGGgcagaaaaaaagagggagaggaaGGATTCAGGGATTCAGGAATTCAGGAACGCAACCAAGCAAGGATGGGAATAATAGAAGAATGTGAGGTGCGAAGCTGAAATGGGTCGAGTTGGATGTTTAAGTCCAGGCAGTGGTCTGACTGATAATCTGCTGTCTCAGAAAGTAGGCCACCGGAGAGGTTAGCCAAAAGTAAAAGTTAAAATAGCTTCTATAAAAAAAGCCATCTTCCCTGACtacaattaatatttgtattgccAACAGTACTGTTATTGAAATTTCATCTCATACTGTCACAGCCACCAGACAATACAAACTAACTAATGCTACCTCTAGCATCTAGATTAAATTCAGACACACAGCTAACAGCAAGCAAACAGGACAAGGTCCACAGCACGAAAAAAGCCAGAAAGCCTGTTTTTACACCTCTAGAACAGCTGTTTAATTTGTGTTAACACATTATGAACCTCTAAATAGACAGTAAACATGTTTGTTAGTGCCATCAGCATGAGCGCTAAGTCAGATGTGTTGTACATACCACCCAGATGTACATCCAAAAGGTTAGATATACTAGAGTCTCCCCAGAAGTCTATATCATAAGGAAGGACACATCATGAGGATTCTGACCATTAAAAGTCAAAGAAAACAGAACACCCTGCACTGCTCTGTTCCTGTGTTTTATGAAAATATGCTAATGCAgtgaatttaacaataaaaatgatatatgcAGTATGTTTTGATGAATGTAAGACTTTGTAAACAAACATATAATAGGTACAAGCCATGTGGGATGATGACATTTCacagtacattatatatatatatatattgcaagaatggctaaaatattaagcaattgaataaatgaatacaattataaaaaaaaaaaaaaaaacatttgtgtggtTTAAGctttaaacacaaaatacacttatattatttttttttaatcaaggttACTTATCTCattcaacttttattttaaattgacaaaATAATGAACAGTTTAAAAGTTTCTATAAATCTGTGATTTCTGAGGCTCATCCACTTGACAAGATGGTGACAGGTGATTGACAGGTACCTGCTTCGCCTCTGAGTGCTTTCTCCACAGCTACACCCTTCTCCTCCAGCTGCCTCTGCTTGACCTCCACCTGCTCCAACTGACGCTGGATTATCTGAGAtgacatgcacaaaaataaatacgcATTGTTTAAGAGGCACATAAACAAGAACGCTTCAAAACACGTCACACACACCTGAGCCCTGTGCAGCCTCCGCAGCTCCTCCTGCTTGGCCTGTCTGCGCGCTGCTCTCTGCACTCGCCGTGTCAGCTTGGCGTTGAGTTCCTCTTCCGTTTCTGCTCTCTGAAACAGCGTGGTACAGAAACTTATGCTGGAAGGGTCCGGAAACACCACCCAAACACCTACCACCTCTGACGGACATGACGACATCGGGGTGACCGACTTGGTTGGCAGCTCTGGCAAAACACTGTGTTTCTATTGAGGAACAAGATGCTGAGTGTTGCTGATTCAGCCAGTGGGTTTAAAGATGGAAGGGGCTCAAcacaattgaaataaaaagatgCTACCTTAACAGCATACGCCCTCTTGAATGCCAATGCATGAGGCACATAAAGCAACTCAGGAGAGAAAAGGCAGAAACTGAATTAATTTATGTTCTATATACTCTGTATTTGGAGTACAACAGCTAAACAGTGCAAACCACAGCACAAACTCCATTACAAAACACGTCTATGTGCTACATTCAGCTCTCacaatctaaaatctaaaaatctgaaaaacaattAATTGCCATATTCGATACCTCATCCAGTTCATGTACCTCCTCATATATTGTTTCTTTCAGAAGGTCTGACTTGATATCAGACAGTTCTTCCCACAGCTAAGACCACAGCCAGAAAAAGACATTCAATTACCTCCACCGTTCAATAATTAAACTCACGAAGCATTAAATGATTCCATTAGTCCAGCTATAAAGCATGAAAGGAGTCATGGATAAATGCTAAGCAATGAGTCTTATTGTATACAGTAAGACTGAAAATATTTGAAGACTAAAGAGGACCATAAGAAAACATAAAGgacaaaaatcaatacaaaaggaaaatgagTGGCAAAGAGTCATATCATGGGAAATCAAACTTTCcttgatttttttgaaaaatgaaagagCTCATTGAACTGTGAAATCATGGCATCTTTtagttaaaaaacaatttattggAACAAAGCTGCAAAAATGACTCACTCTGAAATCCTTGGACTTCTGATACAAAGCCACACATGTGAAAAGGTTGGTTACATACAAGTCTCAAaggcatgttgttccaaacctgtaagacctctgttTATCTTTGGagcataaattaagatatttttgatgaaatccgagagctttctgaccctgcgtagacagcaacgcaactgaaacattcaaggcccagaaaggtagtaaggacatcattaaaatagtccatgtgacatcagctacgagaatactttctgagcgtaaagaaaacaaaaataactttattcagcgATTTCTTCTCTTCAGTGTCAGTCTCTGCTGccattcacgagagtaccatgATGCAAACGGAaccagaaagctctcggatttcatcagaaatatcttaatttgtgttcggaagatgaacaaaggtcttaagtgtttggatcaacatgagggtgagtaattaattacataattttcatttttgggttaactatctcTTTAAAGGCACAACAGCAAAAATGCCACATTTAATTCTAAAGCTAGCAGAATGTTGAATATGTCTATTGTCAATAATGTGGCAAcatatgaagcacagctcacacagaagtcactttcaaaccatgCAGCTAAATATCCTTTACTAAATTTCCAattgcatggattcctattgaaatggtTGCATTTTGCCCTTGAAAATATGCAGATTAACATTAAATGTGACCTTAAGGATCAGAGAGAGTGGAGAGGAGTTTGACATTACCTGAGCTCTGAGTGGACATCTTTCTAGAAGAGCATGGCAGGACAAGTCTGTGTCTTCAGAGAAACTTGGATTTTTCCGGAAACATAGGTCTGCAATGTGGAAACACCCTTAAAGTCATGTTCATGTGGTACAGTTTATTTTTagatccatccatgcatccattcATCCAGCTCACCTGATGTTCTGTTGATTCCTGACACTTTCCGCTTGGTCTCGGTGTTAGTTGCGGCAGGTAGAGTTTCTGCCACCATCGCAGCCTCCTTCCTCTTTTTGTCCTTCTTATAAACCGAGAAAACAGTCTTCCAGAGGGACTTGTGCTTTCCTGGCTCCCGCTGGGCCTCAGCCGCTGTGTTCATGCTCTTCCTGCTTTTACGGGGCAAGAACAACAAGTTGCGCTTTTTCTCCTTCTCCTCCACACCATTGTCCGCCCCCCACAGCTTCATCTCTGACCTTCGAAGCCTGACCTCTGGTCCCCCTGCCAGCAGTGGGGCAACCAACCGATCTGGAAGTGTCCTCCTTTGCTCCAGCCTACGGTTGTCTGTCTGGCCTACAGTCTCCGTGACACCGGATCTTTCCGGCAGTCTGGAAGCCCCTTCCGCCTCGTCTCCGCACAGGATCTCAATATCATCTGGAGGAAGACTCCAAGCTTGATTGAGCTCGGGTTTAAAACCGTCCCGCTGTGGAACAGGAGTAGCGCAGGTTGATGAGAAGACCATAACCTCTCGGTCCAGTATCGGTTCAGAATGGTGAAGTGCACGACATTGCTTGCTGACAAGAGGGGAACTAGATGGGCTGTACGGAGGAGTAGGTAGACCTGTGTCTGGatttaaaatgctttcatttcCAAATGAGGTGGAACTGAGGTCCAAATCCTGCTTGTCCCCCATCACACAACCTTCTACAGTGATGCTTAGTCTGTGGATTACAGAAGAGCGGCCTATCGTCTCTTCTAATGTGACGCCTGCATCACCGTCCATATTGTGAGATGGTTCAGGTGGGGATGTACTTTGAGATGGAGTTTGTGTGCTGGAGTCACAGTTTCTTGGCGTTTGGTTGGCAGAATTGGTATTGTAGGACGTTATGTAGGCGACTGAGGTGTAGAAGCTTTCTTTAATGTTAGATGTTTGGGCTGCTGTATGTTTGGGGTCGCATTCTCTAGACAGAGGAGTCAGGCCTAAACTCTTCCTGATCTCAGCACTCTTCAGCCAGAACTCTTCTACGACCTCTGACCTCTTGACAGGTGGGTTCTCTGGATTCGTCGACAGCTCAGGTGTGGGTGTGGGACCTGATTCTGGTGGTTTCAAGGAGGGCAGGGACTCTTCTTGTTCCTGTTGGTCACATGGTTTGGACTCTCTGACTGAGCTGGTGTCTATATCTGTGTCGTCACTGTATTCTTCATAAGACTCTGGGTATTGAAAGCATGCAAGGATAAGGAAAAATTAGAATGGGAAAGAATTCTAGAGGAGTTCTAGAATCTtcttaataaaatagttttgtggGGGAAGCGGTGCAGCCTTTCAGTAGCTCTTAAACAAGCAATAATATGAAGCAGCCTGAAAAAGATATGATTGTAAAGAGGGTTCAATCATGATACAAATAAACTATAGAAAAGCAAATTTATTGTTTTGGAGGGTTTTCACTTTTGATAGATCCATATTCTGAAACTATATGTCTCATTAATTCTAATGATCATCTATATTCtcattaatattgtatatatatatattaatgagaaACTATATTTCTAGTGTAGAATTACTTATACcatgtgcatcttttttttttttttacattttgtgtaaatttttgcTGTGCATTAATTTTTACTGTCTAGGATCTATAAAGCAGGCTAACTTCTTTATTTATACTCCATAAACTGCAAATGTGATCAAAAGTATGTGCTAACCAGGCATagtgcattaaattgacagttgctttttattgtttctgtTGTGGCAAACAACAAAGCCTCGTCCCTTAGTGAAATCTTACTGGTTCAGAATCTTACACTATGTAGCAAATATGTTGGGATTAGTAATTATTGTTTACATTGTGCAGCATTATTGCTTTCAGTGTGaacaaataaattgctatttgAAAACTTGTCATGTCGTACCTGGTTAGGACAATGTTTAAGTTAGTGACttaaaatctacaaaatatataaaacaggcaaACTAAAACAACTGCAACTTATTTCTATAGCAtaacccaaaaatataaaatataaaaagccaactgcaaaatattaaaacaataaaaacacactatTAATCATGCACAGCCTGCAAATGAAATAACCTGCAAACAACatcttttaagttaaaataatgcaaaaaaggcTAATGAAGGCCATCAATGGTCAGGGGCAGTGCTACCTTTAACAAACCCCGCCTCCTCTTCCTCAAGCCACACCCCTGAGAGCCGTTCCCTCTCCCAAGGGCAGTATTCACCCTCTACACATACACGTCAACacaccccaaaacacacacacattcagtggtGAATGCACaacaataaacatacaaacaagcaTGACAACATTCACCTcgcatacaaatacacacaaacatacacaatacAGAAACTGAGAGGCATTAAATCGAACAACACCTCATCTTAAGATGAtttctttgatttgatttcttcaataaacaaacaacatagTCAGACAAGATCAAACTTTACCCATTTTATCAGAGACATTTCTAAAGAAAATTAACAGGAACAAACACCCACCATCACTAGAATTTCCCTCGTCTTGTTCTTCTTCTGAaacttctccttcttcttcctcctcctcctcctcctcatcctcggcctcctcctcctcctcttgttTTTCCTGGTTCTCTCCTCCCTCTTCCTCCTTTAGCTCCTCCCCCaggtctaactctctctctctattggtCCTGATGTTTGGCCCCTCCTCCTCCTTCCAAGCAAGCTCCTCCTCCTCTAGGTCTGACTCAGAGCTACTGAAAGCCAAAAAAGAGACAGATTTATCCAGGAAAAACATGCCAGTAAATATTAGTAATGCAAGAGGAACATGTTTTATACCTGGACTGCTCCTCTGTGTTTTTCTCCTGCAGGCTAGCACTGAGATTGTGCTGTGCAAGCGTCTCCTCTGGGACCTCCTGTAGTGGGCTGTCCTGTTGTTTTGGGCAGGGTTTGTAGTTCTCCAGCTCAATGCGTTCTGGGGTACCACACAGTCTCTTGGCGAGGCTGGATACTATGTCTGGGTGGGCGCTGGAGGACCAAGATTCTGGTGGGGTGGCTGTGCCCACTGACCCTAGAGAGGACAAAGATGTAGAAGCCGAGGACGGAGCAGGGGGAGCCTGgagagacagaaacacagacaagTCACgttaatgaatgcataaataaatgcataaataaaagttacactttattttaaggtatccttgttaaagtttaattatacatttgagtacagagtaatattaattaactacatgtacttactatatggttagggttaggatcagggtttggcttagggttacttgcacgtaattatgcataatttattgttattataatagtaagtacatgtagcatgtggaacaatgacaccttaatataaagtgttaccataaataaaagtaaataaatacttttttaatcaaagtaattGATATTCCATCTTTTCTATGATTTcctttccatttttatttaaataaaaataaacaaaattatctaaaaatattttaaataaaatacaaatctttgaatgctgaataaaccaataaaagagttatatacacatgtaaatatatataaatatttatgacaaactaaaaaatgtaataaataaacaaaaactgtgcTGTAggttatactatttaaaaaaaaatcttcctgtttttacataaatttattCATAAATCTGTCAGATGTATATAGTCTTTATACTGATAATGCATGCAAgctataaaacatacatttttcagttttatacatAGCTAAAAACTGGATCTTACAGAAGTATAACGGTGATCTGATGAGGTTACCTGAGTAGGTCGAGGGGCCACAGGTGAGGACGGTCTCTTTCTCTGAGCCACGCTGGTCATTTTGTAGTTGAAGTGGTGCTTACAGTAAAACTTCCCTGtacaaaccaaaagaaaaaaagatgtgaGAGAGCgggaaaataaaaaagtagctgATGCAGGgactaaatgtcttttttatacTGTTGCTTGAAGTCGGCCTGAATGCCGcctctttttttaaacttgaagtGTTTGAATCATGTGATCTATATGACCCTATCAGTTAGAACCTTTGGTGTTTTGattcctatttttaaaaaatgtttaaaagggaTTTTGCTGAGGGccttcagtttgtgtgtgtgtgtgccccacTGTCATTATTGCACAACAATAAAAGCCCtgtcccaacacacacacatttcagaccTCATGACTGTGCAATGGTAACAAAAGAGCAGTTTGTTTGGtcgaaaacacaacaacacagaaCAACAGCCCATTTTCACACACTGTGTCGCTCATCTTGTGACTACATCCATTAAAAGCTAAACACCTATTGTTTTTGATTTAAgcataaaatcttaaaaacacaAAGTATTGATAATGATCATTAAATTAGTGAAAGTATGAAGTGATTAATCATACACACACCATGTAGCTGGTCATAAGCGTAGTTGGACAAGCGTAAAGTGGTGCTGCAGTGATCACACTGGAAGCAGCTCCTATGGAAGAACTTTCCCTCCGCGCTCAGCCTTTCCATGACATAAACACGACGGCCGCAGAAATAACACACATCACTGCTGCCCATATTCACAGGAAACTCTTTTTGAGAACCCTACAGGTGAGAGATCAAAGGTCAAGAATCAAAATAAAGATGCTTAACATGAACAACTACAGCTGTCAGGAAAGAACTGGGGTGACAgtgtgcattaaataattttatataattattattacttgtgataattgttattattttatttgtcaaattattttatttttatattactttttattttattttacattttaataaatataaaataatattaatatattaaaatgacacaATGAAAAGCTTCAAACAAAG comes from the Cyprinus carpio isolate SPL01 chromosome B4, ASM1834038v1, whole genome shotgun sequence genome and includes:
- the LOC109082941 gene encoding protein-methionine sulfoxide oxidase mical3b-like isoform X5, which codes for MGTGIARGFLAATDTAWMVRSWGQGNTPSEVLAERESVYRLLPQTTPENISKNYNQYSVDPASRYPNINMQLISAAQVCHLIDTGEGPVLSLDAVSSPHPRLTRQESMARYSKLLSWCQEQTHGYMNVCVTDFTTSWRSGLALCALIHRFRPDLIDFASLEESEAELNCQLGLDMAELEFGICPIMTGKEMSALEESDSLCMVMYLSQLHELLKDTAPASEEKAVPFSSPKSPISLLSKLGQSLSRKRNPKDKKEKEADSVGNGKRRRTSQTGQSEEDDVPHDSKENKTSGVTRGSEPKVAEGHSRVRSMTTLLLAKFEENSPLASASATRRQGSQKEFPVNMGSSDVCYFCGRRVYVMERLSAEGKFFHRSCFQCDHCSTTLRLSNYAYDQLHGKFYCKHHFNYKMTSVAQRKRPSSPVAPRPTQAPPAPSSASTSLSSLGSVGTATPPESWSSSAHPDIVSSLAKRLCGTPERIELENYKPCPKQQDSPLQEVPEETLAQHNLSASLQEKNTEEQSSSSESDLEEEELAWKEEEGPNIRTNRERELDLGEELKEEEGGENQEKQEEEEEAEDEEEEEEEEEGEVSEEEQDEGNSSDEGEYCPWERERLSGVWLEEEEAGFVKESYEEYSDDTDIDTSSVRESKPCDQQEQEESLPSLKPPESGPTPTPELSTNPENPPVKRSEVVEEFWLKSAEIRKSLGLTPLSRECDPKHTAAQTSNIKESFYTSVAYITSYNTNSANQTPRNCDSSTQTPSQSTSPPEPSHNMDGDAGVTLEETIGRSSVIHRLSITVEGCVMGDKQDLDLSSTSFGNESILNPDTGLPTPPYSPSSSPLVSKQCRALHHSEPILDREVMVFSSTCATPVPQRDGFKPELNQAWSLPPDDIEILCGDEAEGASRLPERSGVTETVGQTDNRRLEQRRTLPDRLVAPLLAGGPEVRLRRSEMKLWGADNGVEEKEKKRNLLFLPRKSRKSMNTAAEAQREPGKHKSLWKTVFSVYKKDKKRKEAAMVAETLPAATNTETKRKVSGINRTSDLCFRKNPSFSEDTDLSCHALLERCPLRAQRAETEEELNAKLTRRVQRAARRQAKQEELRRLHRAQIIQRQLEQVEVKQRQLEEKGVAVEKALRGEADFWGDSSISNLLDVHLGVEPFLGSPRRRPVYLCPCCSSEAKAKGTEHDHSVYVCTVFFLYVVQEPPLHQLRMGKKDDPSLMHQWFKLVQEKNALVRYESELMIFARELELEDRQSRLQQELRERMAVDDDLKGEDELAEERRILSEMLDVVEQRDALVALLEEQRVREKEEDGDLEAVMLSKGFSLHWD
- the LOC109082941 gene encoding protein-methionine sulfoxide oxidase mical3b-like isoform X2, encoding MGTGIARGFLAATDTAWMVRSWGQGNTPSEVLAERESVYRLLPQTTPENISKNYNQYSVDPASRYPNINMQLISAAQVCHLIDTGEGPVLSLDAVSSPHPRLTRQESMARYSKLLSWCQEQTHGYMNVCVTDFTTSWRSGLALCALIHRFRPDLIDFASLEESEAELNCQLGLDMAELEFGICPIMTGKEMSALEESDSLCMVMYLSQLHELLKDTAPASEEKAVPFSSPKSPISLLSKLGQSLSRKRNPKDKKEKEADSVGNGKRRRTSQTGQSEEDDVPHDSKENKTSGVTRGSEPKVAEGHSRVRSMTTLLLAKFEENSPLASASATRRQSYIQMYTGGVSSLAQQIANQIQSQQDQAPKLLHKRELGSQKEFPVNMGSSDVCYFCGRRVYVMERLSAEGKFFHRSCFQCDHCSTTLRLSNYAYDQLHGKFYCKHHFNYKMTSVAQRKRPSSPVAPRPTQAPPAPSSASTSLSSLGSVGTATPPESWSSSAHPDIVSSLAKRLCGTPERIELENYKPCPKQQDSPLQEVPEETLAQHNLSASLQEKNTEEQSSSESDLEEEELAWKEEEGPNIRTNRERELDLGEELKEEEGGENQEKQEEEEEAEDEEEEEEEEEGEVSEEEQDEGNSSDEGEYCPWERERLSGVWLEEEEAGFVKESYEEYSDDTDIDTSSVRESKPCDQQEQEESLPSLKPPESGPTPTPELSTNPENPPVKRSEVVEEFWLKSAEIRKSLGLTPLSRECDPKHTAAQTSNIKESFYTSVAYITSYNTNSANQTPRNCDSSTQTPSQSTSPPEPSHNMDGDAGVTLEETIGRSSVIHRLSITVEGCVMGDKQDLDLSSTSFGNESILNPDTGLPTPPYSPSSSPLVSKQCRALHHSEPILDREVMVFSSTCATPVPQRDGFKPELNQAWSLPPDDIEILCGDEAEGASRLPERSGVTETVGQTDNRRLEQRRTLPDRLVAPLLAGGPEVRLRRSEMKLWGADNGVEEKEKKRNLLFLPRKSRKSMNTAAEAQREPGKHKSLWKTVFSVYKKDKKRKEAAMVAETLPAATNTETKRKVSGINRTSDLCFRKNPSFSEDTDLSCHALLERCPLRAQRAETEEELNAKLTRRVQRAARRQAKQEELRRLHRAQIIQRQLEQVEVKQRQLEEKGVAVEKALRGEADFWGDSSISNLLDVHLGVEPFLGSPRRRPVYLCPCCSSEAKAKGTEHDHSVYVCTVFFLYVVQEPPLHQLRMGKKDDPSLMHQWFKLVQEKNALVRYESELMIFARELELEDRQSRLQQELRERMAVDDDLKGEDELAEERRILSEMLDVVEQRDALVALLEEQRVREKEEDGDLEAVMLSKGFSLHWD